The sequence GCAGCGCTCGCTCGAGCGAGCGCCGCGCAACGTCGGCCGGCACGCCCGCGCCGAGCGCGATCCGTTGCGGCGTGCTTTGCAGCGTTTGCGCCGAGCCGATCGCCGTGCCGATGTAGACGGACGGCTGGCGGCTCAGCAGGTATTCGGGATTGAGCATCCCATGCTCGCCGGGGACGATGCCCTTCGCGACGTTGGCGCCGCCCGCCGCGTCGAGCAGGCGGCCCATCATGCCTGTCATCGTGTCGCAGCAGTCGGTCGCGAGCCCGACGCGGCTTTCGAGAAACACGGTCGGCGCGGCGGGCCGCGCGGCCTTCAGCCGCTGCCGGACGACGTCGAGCTGCCGCTGCCACTCGGCGTTGAACGCGGCCGCGCGCTCGGGCGAGCCGAACACCTGGCCGAGCACCGCGATGCTGCGCGGCGTGTTGCCGAGCGGATCGTGACGGAAATCGACGAACACGATCGCGACGCCGGCCGCTTCGAGCCGCGCGAGCGTTTCGCGATCGCGCTCGCCGGGGCCGTGGCCGCCGCCCAGTCCGAAGATCGCGACTTGCGGGCGCAGCGCGAGCGCGCGCTCGTCGCTGAAGCTGCCTGCCTGCGACCGGCCGATGCGCGGCACGTTGTCCAGATGCGGAAATTTGCCGCGCCACTGCGCGTAGCTCGCCGGATCGAGCTGCTCGAAGTCGCCCATCATGCCGACGAGCCGGCGGCTCGGATCGCCTTGCTCGGCGATCGCGACCGCGGGCAGCAGGCGTCCTTCGCCGAGCAGCACGCGCTCGACGTTCGCCGGCAGGCGGACGGTGCGGCCCGCAAGATCGGTGACGGTCTGCTGCGCGTGCGCGGAATGAATCAACGAAACGGTCAACCATGCGCAAAGCAGTGACCAAAATCTGCTTGTGTTTCTCACGCTATTCCCGATACGATATAAATGATAATTATTCTCATTTGATTCTAACCGAGATTGCGCCCCCGTAGCCGCGCCCGATGTTTGGCCGAGCAACGGATTGGTTTGCGTGAGCGGCGACGTGCGTCGCCGGGCCGCGGCGTCGAGGGCGCGCGAAGTGCGGGCGGGGCTGAAGAAATTGGATGCGCGCGTAGAAAACCTGTTTCCTTCCGGTCGCCGGGACCATGCGGCGCACATCGCCAAGGTCCGCGAAGTGCGGCCGGGCCTGCGCGTTCATGCGGACGACGCAATCGACGAATTCGACGCGGTCATGTCCGGCCAATGCACGGCGGGGCTGCATCTCGTGCTGCTGCTCGAAGGCGAGCTCGACGTGTCGTACGGCGATCGCCGCATCGTGCTGACGACCGCTGCCCGGCCGCACGTGTGCCCGGCGCCGCCGAGCGGCGGCCGCAAGCCGGCCGGCGAGATGCAGGCGTTCCTCGTCAATGCGGTCGAGCCGGACACGTTCAGCCGGCGCGTCAGCAAGGGCGGCTACGCACGCCGCTTGAGCCTCGGCATCTCGGGCGAATGGCTGCGTCATCTGCAGGCGGCGAGTCGCGCGGCGATGCCCGAGCGGCTCGATTCGCTGCTGTCCGCGCATCTGTCGGTGCGCTTCTGGCAACCGACGCCGCGCGCGATCGCGCTCGCCGAGCAGATCGTGCGGCCGCCCGCGTATCAGCCGATGCTGCAGGCGATCTATCTCGAAAGCCGCGTGCTCGACCTGCTCGCCGAGGCGCTCGCGCCGCTGCAGACCGAGCAGCCTGCGATGGCGGCGGGCGCGGCGCAGGAGGCCGCGAATCTCGGTTCGCGCGGCTATCGCCGGATGGCCGAATTGCGCGCGTTCCTCGGCAGCGAGGCGGCGCAACAGCTTTCGCTCGACGACATCGCCCGCCAGATGGGCATGAACGCGAACGCGATGCAGCGCCAGTTCCGCAGCGTCTACGGCACCACGATCTTCGATTTCCTGCGCGAAAGCTGCTTGCAGCGTGCGCGGCTCGCGCTCGAGCGCGACGCGATCAGCGTCAAGCAGGCGGCCGCGCTCGCCGGTTACACGAGCGCGGCGAACTTCGCGACCGCATACAAGCGCCGCTTCGGCTTGACGCCGAAGCTCGCGCGCCGCAGCGGTCAGCACTGAGCGTCGCGCCGCGCCCCGCGGCCGGCACGCGGAGTGCGGCGTGCGAGGTACGAAGTGCGGTGACGCATGCACTCGCGTCACGCAAACAACTTCGTACCTTTCACAAATCTATCAACGCCTTTCGTCATTGATAATGGAAATGAGAATCAATTCCATTTGTCGATCAAGAAAGCCGTTATGTCGAGTCATGTTCCAGGCCTTGCGTTGAAGCCGGCGGTCGCCGCCGCCTTGTATTTGATGGGGACGTCCGCCGGATGGGCGCAGCCGGCCGCCGAGCCCGCGCCCGCCGAGGATGCGGCCGCGCTGAAGGCGATCGTCGTCACCGCCAGCCAGCGCGAGCAGGCGATCAAAGAGGCGCCCGCCAGCATCTCCGTCATCACCCGCGAAGACATCGAGGCGAAGCCGTACACGTCGTTCGCCGACATCGTCGGCAAAGTGGAGGGCGTGAGCGTCGTCGGCGCGTCGCCGAACGATCAGGACATCTCGATTCGCGGCATGCCCGGCGAATACACGCTGATCCTCGTCGACGGCCGCCGCCAGAACACGCGCGAGACGATGAACCGGGGTACGGGCGGCGTGCAGAGCAATCTGCTGCCGCCGCTTTCCGCGATCGAGCGGATCGAGGTCGTGCGCGGGCCGATGTCGTCGCTGTACGGCGCCGACGCGATGGGCGGCGTGATCAACGTGATCACGCGCAAGGTGCCGAAGCGCTGGGGCGGCACCGTCACCGCGAGCGGCGTGTTCCAGCTCGAGTCGAATCAGGGCGACACGCAAAGCGTCGATTTCTGGATCGGCGGCCCGCTGAAGAGCGACGTGCTCGGCTTGCAGGTGTCGGGGCGAGGGCTGCATCGGAGCGAGGACGACATCTACTATCCGAAAAGCGCAACGAGCGGCGCGAACGGGCAGCGCGCCGCGAGCTTCGACGTGAAGCTGACCGCGAAGCCCGCGAGCAACCAGGACCTCACGCTGAACGCGGGCCACGATCAGTTCAGCTACCTGAGCACGCCGGGCAAAAGCCTCGCGCCTGCGAAGCCGGGCACGGCCGGGACGACGATCGTCGAGACGCGGCACGTGCGCGACTACTGGGGCATTACGCACAACGGCCGCTGGGGCTTCGGCAACTCGACGCTGTCGCTGTATGGCGAGCGCGGCACGCAGGAACAGTGGACGGCCGTCGCGCCGTCGCCCGTGAAACCCGCGATCACCGACACCGTGCTCGAAGGCAAGGTCGAGGTGCCGTGGTGGGGTGAGCGCAACATCCTGACGGCGGGCGCGCAGCACATCTGGTCGCGGCTGTCCGGCGCGGGGCGGCAGGATGCGGTGCCGAAGGGCTACGCCGTCAACTCGGACAGCATCCAGCGCAATTCGTGGGCGCTCTTCGCCGAGAACGATTACTTCTTCAACAGCCGTTTCACGCTGACGACGGGCGTGCGGCTCGATCACGACGAGCGCTACGGCAGCCACGTGAGCCCGCGCGCGTACGGCGTCTACAAGCTGAGCCCGACGCTCACGCTGCGAGGCGGCGTGTCCGCCGGCTTCAAGCCGCCGTCGCTGCGTCAGAGCACGGCGGGCTACTGCATGACGTCGGGCGGAGCGGCGGGCGCGGTGCCCGGCACGCTCTGCGGCAATCCGAGCCTCAAGCCCGAGACGAGCCTCAGCGAAGAGCTCGGCATCCGCTATGACCGCGGCGAGAGCCATGTGAGCCTCACGTTGTTCAACAACCTGTTCAAGAACAAGGTCGCGAGCTACGACTCCGGCGTGGCCGACCCGAGTTCGCCCGGCCGCAACATCTACGTGTACGACAACGTCGACCGCGTGAAGCTGTACGGGCTCGAAATCGGCGCGGGCGCGCGCGTGGCCAAGCAAGTGAAGATTTCGGGCGCGTACACGTTCACGCAATCTCGCCGCGAGGGCAGCGGCGAGAAAGCGTTCGACGGCAGCTCGCTCGACGGCTTCCCGCTCGACAAGACGCCGAAGCACAAATTCAACGTGCAGGTCGACTGGACGCCGACGCCGCGTCTCGATCTCTACGCGAACGTCAACTACACCGGCACCGAATACTGGGCCGCGTTCCGCAACGGCGCGCAAGGCGTGCGCGAACGGCCGTCGACGACGACCTTCGACATCGGCGGCCGCTACCGGATCGACAAGCATTTCTCGGTCAATTTCGCGGTGCTGAACCTGACGAACCGGATGGTGCCGATCGACGACCGCACGCGGGCGACCGGCCTGAGCGGCAACTGGCTCGTCGACCAGGGCCGCCGCGTCGCGGTGAGCCTGACCGCGGAGATGTAACGCGCACGCGCCGCGCGACGCGGCGCGTCGATCCAGACGATTCGAATTCGGAGGTCACAACGTGAACGCGATTCCCAAGCCGGAATTTTTATCAGTTATCCAAAATGTGCTCGACGCGTACGAGCCCGACGCGCCGTTTCTCTTCGCGACGCCAAGCCATACGCTGCTCGCGCGAGACGTCGTCGAACGCGTGCCGCATGGCGACGAGCCGCTCGGCGCGCGCGTGCAGCGTGCGCTCGCGCGCGCCCGCGAGCAAGGGCACGGCGATGCGGCGGTTGTCGGTGCGGTGCCGTTCGATGTCGAGCGGCCCACCGCGCTCAGCGTCGTGCGCGCGATGCGGCGCGGCGGCCCGCTCGCCGACGTAGCGCCGCCGCTCGCCACGCATCGTGGCGGCCACGACGCCTACGACTACGACGCGCGCGCGGTGCCGCCGGGCGCCGAATATGCGGCGGCCGTCGCGCAAGCAGTCGCGAGCATCCGCGCCGGGCATCTCGACAAGGTCGTGCTCGCGCGTACGCTCGAGCTGACGGGCGCGCGACCGGTCGACGTGCGCGCGCTGATCGAACGGCTCGCCGCGCGCAATCCGCATGGCTACACGTTCTCGGTCGACGTCGGCGATGGGCGCACGCTGCTCGGCGCGAGCCCCGAGCTGCTCGTCAGCCGCTTTCAGGGCGTGCTGCGTGCGAATCCGCTCGCCGGGTCCGCGCCGCGCAGCAGCGATCCCGTCGAAGACCGCAGGCGAGCGGACGCACTGCTCGAATCGGCGAAGGATCTCGACGAACATCGCGTCGTCGTCGATGCGGTGAAGGAAAGCCTCGCGCCGTTCTGCAAGAAACTCGCCGTGCCCGCGCGGCCGTCGCTCGTCCATACGCAGACGATGTGGCATCTGTCGACCGAAGTCGCCGGCGAGACGAGCGCCGACGCGCTGACGCTCGCCCTCGCGCTGCATCCGACGCCCGCCGTCTGCGGTTATCCGCGCAGCGAAGCGCGCGAGGCGATCCTGCGCGCCGAGCCGTTCGATCGCGGCTTCTATGCGGGCACGCTCGGCTGGGTCGATGCGCGCGGCGACGGCGAGTGGATCGTCACGATCCGCTGTGCGCAAGCGCGCGGCGCGACGCTGCGGCTTTTCGCGGGCGCGGGCATCGTCGGCGATTCGGTGCCCGAAGCGGAACTCGCTGAAACGGCCGCGAAGTTCCGGACGATGCTCGATGCGATGGGCGTCGATCGCTCGGCGGCGACCGACGCGATCGCGAGGGCCGCCGCATGACGCTCGCGCATTGGACGCCGTGGCCCGACGACGTCGCGGCCGAATACCGGCGCAAGGGCTATTGGCAGGGGCAATCGTTCGGACAACTGCTCGACGCGCTTGCGCAACGGCACGGCGAGCGCATCGCGCTCGTCGAAGGCGAGACGCGCTGGTCGTACGGCCGGCTCGCCAGCGAAGCGACGCGCGTCGCGCGTGGGCTCGTCGCGCTCGGCATTCGCCCGCGCGACCGCGTCGTCGTGCAACTGCCGAATTGCGTCGAATTCTTCGCGGTCGTCTTCGCGCTGTTCAGGATCGGCGCGCTGCCCGTCTTCGCGTTGCCCGCGCATCGCAAGCAGGAGATCGGACACTTCTGCCGGCACGCGGAAGCGGTCGCGTATGTCGCGGCGGATCGGCGCGGCGGGTTCGACTACTGCGCGCTCGCGAAAACCGTGCGGGCGGAAGCGCCGACGCTCGAGCACGTATTGATCGTCGGCGACGCGGGCGAGCACGTCGCGCTCGCGGATCTGCGCGACGACGAAACGATCGCGCTGCCCGAAGGCCCCGCCGCGCACGATGTCGCGTTTTTACAGCTATCGGGCGGCAGCACCGGCACGCCGAAGCTGATTCCGCGCACGCACGACGATTACCTGTACAGCATCCGCGAGAGCGCGCGCATTTGCGGGCTCGACGAAACCGGCGTCTATCTCTGCGCGCTTCCCGTCGCGCACAACTACGCGCTGAGCTCGCCCGGCACGTTCGGCGTGCTGTACGCGGGCGGCACCGTCGTGTTGTGCGACGGCGGCAGCCCCGACATCGCGTTTGCGCTGATCGAGCGCGAGCGCGCGACGATCGCCGCGCTCGTGCCGTCGCTCGTTCCCGTGTGGCTCGCCGCGTCGGCGGCGCGACGCGCGGCGCTCGGGAGCCTGCGCGTCGTGCAGGTCGGCGGCGCGCGATTCGACGTGACGCTCGCGCGGCGCATCGAGCCGGAACTCGGCGCGAAGCTGCAACAGGTGTTCGGGATGGCTGAAGGTCTCGTCAACTACACGCGTCTCGACGATCCGCTCGACGTCGTCGTGCAGACGCAGGGCCGGCCGATTTCGCCGGACGACGAGATCCGCATCGTCGACGACGACGATCGTCCCGTCGCGCCGGGCGAAGTGGGCCATCTGCTGACGCGCGGGCCGTACACGATTCGCGGCTACTACAACGCCGATGCGCACAACGCGCGC comes from Burkholderia savannae and encodes:
- a CDS encoding isochorismate synthase; the encoded protein is MNAIPKPEFLSVIQNVLDAYEPDAPFLFATPSHTLLARDVVERVPHGDEPLGARVQRALARAREQGHGDAAVVGAVPFDVERPTALSVVRAMRRGGPLADVAPPLATHRGGHDAYDYDARAVPPGAEYAAAVAQAVASIRAGHLDKVVLARTLELTGARPVDVRALIERLAARNPHGYTFSVDVGDGRTLLGASPELLVSRFQGVLRANPLAGSAPRSSDPVEDRRRADALLESAKDLDEHRVVVDAVKESLAPFCKKLAVPARPSLVHTQTMWHLSTEVAGETSADALTLALALHPTPAVCGYPRSEAREAILRAEPFDRGFYAGTLGWVDARGDGEWIVTIRCAQARGATLRLFAGAGIVGDSVPEAELAETAAKFRTMLDAMGVDRSAATDAIARAAA
- a CDS encoding (2,3-dihydroxybenzoyl)adenylate synthase; the encoded protein is MTLAHWTPWPDDVAAEYRRKGYWQGQSFGQLLDALAQRHGERIALVEGETRWSYGRLASEATRVARGLVALGIRPRDRVVVQLPNCVEFFAVVFALFRIGALPVFALPAHRKQEIGHFCRHAEAVAYVAADRRGGFDYCALAKTVRAEAPTLEHVLIVGDAGEHVALADLRDDETIALPEGPAAHDVAFLQLSGGSTGTPKLIPRTHDDYLYSIRESARICGLDETGVYLCALPVAHNYALSSPGTFGVLYAGGTVVLCDGGSPDIAFALIERERATIAALVPSLVPVWLAASAARRAALGSLRVVQVGGARFDVTLARRIEPELGAKLQQVFGMAEGLVNYTRLDDPLDVVVQTQGRPISPDDEIRIVDDDDRPVAPGEVGHLLTRGPYTIRGYYNADAHNARAFTPDGFYRTGDRVRMTAAGHLVVEGRAKDQINRGGEKIAAEEVEHLLLAHPGVVDAALVAMPDPYLGERSCAYVIGGEPAPRAADLLRFLREQGIAAYKVPDRIEFVDAFPKTPVGKTDKKALRSDIANRLAAAEAAVG
- a CDS encoding ABC transporter substrate-binding protein, whose amino-acid sequence is MIHSAHAQQTVTDLAGRTVRLPANVERVLLGEGRLLPAVAIAEQGDPSRRLVGMMGDFEQLDPASYAQWRGKFPHLDNVPRIGRSQAGSFSDERALALRPQVAIFGLGGGHGPGERDRETLARLEAAGVAIVFVDFRHDPLGNTPRSIAVLGQVFGSPERAAAFNAEWQRQLDVVRQRLKAARPAAPTVFLESRVGLATDCCDTMTGMMGRLLDAAGGANVAKGIVPGEHGMLNPEYLLSRQPSVYIGTAIGSAQTLQSTPQRIALGAGVPADVARRSLERALRRPQFAPLRAVRQGRAHAIWHHFYNSPFNVVAVQAMAKWLHPELFADLDPRRTLEQLYARFQPVALNGEYWISEAR
- a CDS encoding helix-turn-helix transcriptional regulator — its product is MSGQCTAGLHLVLLLEGELDVSYGDRRIVLTTAARPHVCPAPPSGGRKPAGEMQAFLVNAVEPDTFSRRVSKGGYARRLSLGISGEWLRHLQAASRAAMPERLDSLLSAHLSVRFWQPTPRAIALAEQIVRPPAYQPMLQAIYLESRVLDLLAEALAPLQTEQPAMAAGAAQEAANLGSRGYRRMAELRAFLGSEAAQQLSLDDIARQMGMNANAMQRQFRSVYGTTIFDFLRESCLQRARLALERDAISVKQAAALAGYTSAANFATAYKRRFGLTPKLARRSGQH
- a CDS encoding TonB-dependent receptor domain-containing protein → MSSHVPGLALKPAVAAALYLMGTSAGWAQPAAEPAPAEDAAALKAIVVTASQREQAIKEAPASISVITREDIEAKPYTSFADIVGKVEGVSVVGASPNDQDISIRGMPGEYTLILVDGRRQNTRETMNRGTGGVQSNLLPPLSAIERIEVVRGPMSSLYGADAMGGVINVITRKVPKRWGGTVTASGVFQLESNQGDTQSVDFWIGGPLKSDVLGLQVSGRGLHRSEDDIYYPKSATSGANGQRAASFDVKLTAKPASNQDLTLNAGHDQFSYLSTPGKSLAPAKPGTAGTTIVETRHVRDYWGITHNGRWGFGNSTLSLYGERGTQEQWTAVAPSPVKPAITDTVLEGKVEVPWWGERNILTAGAQHIWSRLSGAGRQDAVPKGYAVNSDSIQRNSWALFAENDYFFNSRFTLTTGVRLDHDERYGSHVSPRAYGVYKLSPTLTLRGGVSAGFKPPSLRQSTAGYCMTSGGAAGAVPGTLCGNPSLKPETSLSEELGIRYDRGESHVSLTLFNNLFKNKVASYDSGVADPSSPGRNIYVYDNVDRVKLYGLEIGAGARVAKQVKISGAYTFTQSRREGSGEKAFDGSSLDGFPLDKTPKHKFNVQVDWTPTPRLDLYANVNYTGTEYWAAFRNGAQGVRERPSTTTFDIGGRYRIDKHFSVNFAVLNLTNRMVPIDDRTRATGLSGNWLVDQGRRVAVSLTAEM